In the genome of Chloroflexia bacterium SDU3-3, the window CGTCCATGGCAAGCGCAACAGCGCGCCCACGAGGACCAAGGGTGAGTTTCACCGCGTCGGCCACACGGTCCACGCCATGCTTGAGCGATGCGCGGGCCTGATCATGAAAGAGCAACTGTTGTGTCATCGGGGCCTTTCTCGGCTACAAGGGAACCCAAGCGCCCGCGCCCACAGCCGGTAGGGCGCACGCGGGCGCGGGCAACCCTGAGAGGGCGGCCCTGGAAAGAAATACCAGCATGCGCATGGTATCTGGCGAGATCGGTGCGAGAGCACGTCCCCGCGATGCGACGGTTTGCCGCAGAGAGCAGGGCGTACAAGACCGTTCGGATGCAGGAGTGACGTCGGCGACCCACGCTGCGTGGGGGAGCGGGAGGGCGGGTGTCTCAGCGCTGGGGTGAGGGTGTTGAGCAAGATGCTCAATGTGCCAGGGTGTGCAACCCTAGTATACCACGGCGTCTCTCGCTGTGCGGAATACGAATGCCATCACCTAGGGGCTCTGTGTTCTCGGCAGACCGGAGATTCTTTTACCACCAAGAGGACAAGAAAGAAGGAAACGAATACCACAAAGACGCGAAAACAGGGAGGCAGCTATATATAATAGGAGAAACCAGTGGGCCAGCGCATCGGGATCTGGGGCTGGGTTTGTCTCGCGTATATGCCGATCCTCACGTTTGATAGGTTGCTCCAGCCGTGCACACAACGAGGAGGATCTGGGGTCTGATGAGACCGCTGGGTCAGTGCTCAGCCGATATCGCTTGTGACAATTGTAGGGGATAAGCGGCTTAGTATACCGCCTCTGTGCTCAAAAGTGAGAGAATGGGCCGTCTTCTTAGGGCCTATGCGTTCTCACCAGACCGCAGATTCTTCACCACCAAGACTTCAAGACACCACGGAACAAAGGGAACGAATAACCACGAAGATGGGAAAGCACGAAGGGGAATTTGATTTGCCACCAATATGCCGAGATGCGCAAAGAGGCCCATACCCAACATTTGTGCTCTAGAGCGCATTAATCGGTATCGTGTAAAAAGGGTCTATTAGGGGTTGAGCCGAGATACGTGTAATAATAGGAAATAAACGAAGACGTGTAACGGCTGCCCCCCCTGTAGAGGGTGCTGCATCATTCATTTTGCTCGGCACCACGGAAAAGGCAAGAATAACCGATACCGTGTATTTTACCGTTTTGAGGGATTATGCAAAAATCCCTCAAAACGCCCTCTTTTCGCCTCCGTGAGCCCCTGCACATGTATCCGTTCCTGTATCTTTCACCGTTTTGCGAGGTGATGTAAACCCTCCATGACGATCTACCAGCACGACAGTACCAAGTGCACACACGCCGAGCGGTTGCGCCGCTATCGCTCGCGTCTTCCGCACAGCAGGAGCCGCCGTGGTATACTAGGGATACTTACCCTGACATCTTGAGCATCTTGCTCAACACCTTGACCACCAACGCAGACAGACACCACTCACTCACGCCCACATCGTTTGGGATCAGCGTACGCTCTAGGTGCACAATGCGGTGGAGGGAGCGCTGCGCTGTCTGAGGGTGTCTCACCTTGGCTGAAAGCCCACCAGCGCACATGCGCATGCCTGCTGGTGGGCCTCTGTGCCCCCGCAACGCGATGATGCGTGGCGATCCCGCTGATCGGTGCTATACAACGCTCTGGAGCGCTCCAGAAAGACGAACCATGCCACACTTTACGCACTATATCTGTACCACTGGTCTGCTGCCGATCGTAGAGCAAGCCCTGCTCGCGCATGGTTATACCTACGATCCGCTCTTGCGGACACCCCATGGTACAACCATTACCCATGTATTGCACTACGCGTCCACAACCGTGCTTTTGGTGCAGCCGCCACACTATGCGATCGGCGAGATAGAGATCTGGGGCCCTGGGCAAAGCGCGGTTGCCAATATCCTCGACACGCTCGCGATTAATCCACATCGGCTTCCGCGCCTGTCCCCTTCGTGAGGGGCACACGGTCGGCGCGCGAGCGAGAGAGCGCTACCGACCGAGGGAGCACGGGCGAGCCGTCAAACGGCCCAAGCAGTGCAATCCATTGGGAGAAGAGCGGGTTGATACCTTTAACCGTCATGAGGGAGCATCCCAGGATCATACCGAGTATGACGAGAAAGAGCGGCGGCAGTGCGCTGAACCCAAAGAAGACTACAAAAGGTCTTAGAGCGCAGGGTGAGGATGCTCACTGCCGCCACCATAGCGTCACGTTCTGTTCACATGCTGTTGAGACCCCATGATCACGCAGATACGATCGCTCATGTCGGACCTCGTGTTCTCCATCGACGTTGGCCCCCTCGTCGACGGCAACCACATCGTGCTGCGCTGGATTGCACGCGGTCACTACGGCGGTGGCATTCCCAACACGGGAGCACCGGTGGGCACGCCCATCACCTTCCACGGCACCGACATCGTGCGCATCTCTGACCGTCTGATTGTCGAATACTGGCTCAATGCCGACACGTTCGACCTCATGAGCCAGCTGAAGATTGCTCCTTGACTTGCTATTACAACCCGCCTATACTCTCTAGCATAACGACACCACCACACCCTCTCACCCTCACCCTACTCCTTTTTTTCATAAAACTCAGGACGACCGCTCCTCTTGCGCCTCTTCGCATCGGGCACTGCGCTGGTGTGCGGCGTGGGGCACGGCCACAGCGCTGCCGCATGGGGCATACGCGCTGCGTACCACCGGGCTTTATGCCGATTCAGGAGTACGCTGGGGGCATCGGTCGCTTCATTCGGGCGGTGCGGATGCGCGCCAGCCTGGAGCGCAAGGAGCTACCTATGACCAGACAGCCACATGATGAAGCGCTCATCCGGCGGCAGGACCAGACCGAGCGCAGCGCAAGGCGAGATGATGCGCAGGACCGTTGGGAAGATGATGGTGGAGGCGGTACCTCATCCCCAGCGCACCCGACCACCCTGGCAGATCGGGTGCGGCCAGCCCGACCCCGCAGCGCGCTGCGGCGGTACCGCGTGCTCCGACCTTGAGCACCCCGCCAACATCACGACGCGATGAGCGACGACCTCGGGCGGAATAAGGGATGCCTGCGGCAATGACCACCCATTCGGGATGTCCCCGGATGGGTTCTGAGATGCGACAGAGGAGCGCTGGTATGAAGCCTCCCTTTGATGGCGTCGTCCTGTGCGCTGATGGCCTTTGTGGGTACATGATGGCGATCATCCTAGACCCCACCCAGAAACATATCACCCACCTGGTCGTGCGCGAGCTCGGGTTTGTGGAAACGGAGCGCCTGGTCCCGGTCGAGCTGGTCGAGGAGGGCACAGCAGCGCACCTCCACCTCCGCTGCACAAAAGAGGCGCTCACCGCCCTGCCGCCCTTTGTCTCCCACGGCGCGCTTGATATCGAACGCAGGCTATCGTGATGCCGATGCGCCCGCTAGGGCTGCGGGGCTGAATCGGCACCACATCACTATGTGCCCCCGCATCAGTACACGGTATGAAAGACACGCATATGAGCCACACCCACGCCACCCCGCCTCCATCCACCCCCGCATCGGACACGCCAGGTGCATCCGTTTGGCGCTGGCTTGCCGTTTTGGGGAACTATCAGACGATCGGCATCACCATTTTCGCGACCGCCGCAATCGTGCTGTTTGTGCTTCTACGCTTCGCGTGGGGGATGCCCGAGCGGATTGCGCAGGTGCCGCTGTTTGCGGCCTTTGCGGTTGGCGGTCTCCCGCTCCTCGTTGCGCTGGCGCGTAAGCTGTGGCGGCGCGAGATCGGCTCCGATGTTCTGGCGGGGATCGCCATCTTGGCCTCCCTGCTGCTCGGCGAGTATCTCGCCGGTGTGATCGTGATCGTGATGCTCGCAGGCGGCGAGGCGCTTGAGCAGTACGCGCTCGCGAGCGCATCCTCGGTGCTGGCCGCGCTCGCGAAACGGATGCCAGCGGTCGCCCATCGGAGCACGAGCGGCACGATCAGCGATATCACCCTTGAGCAGGTCGCCATCCAAGACACGCTGGTCATCTACCCGCACGATATCTGCCCTGCGGATGGGGTGGTGCTCTCCGGCCACGGCGTCATGGACGAGTCCTATCTCACCGGCGAGCCATTTCAGATCGCGAAGACCTCCGGCTCATCCGTGCTCTCGGGCGCGATCAATGGCGAGGCGGCGCTCACCATCCGTGTGATGAAGCGGCCCGCCGACTCGCGCTACGCGAAGATTATGGATGTGATGCGGGAGTCGGAGGCGACGCGCCCGCAGATCCGTCGGCTTGGCGATGCGCTCGGCCTGATCTACACGCCGGTAGCGCTGGCGGTTGCCGGGCTTGCGGGGGTGCTCTCCAGCGATGCGGGGCGCTTCCTGGCGGTGCTGGTGATCGCGACGCCCTGCCCGCTACTGATCGCCATCCCGGTCGCGATTATCGGCTCGATATCGCGCTGCGCCCGCCGCGCGATCATCGTGAAGCGCCCCGCAGTGCTGGAGCAGATCACCACATGCCGCACGGCGATCTTTGATAAGACCGGCACGCTGACCTATGGCGTCCCCGCGCTCACCGATCATCTCGTTGAGCCGGGCTGGACAAAGGAGCAGGTTCTCGCGCTGGTCGCTGGACTTGAGACCTACTCCAAGCATCCGCTGGCGCGCGCCATTGTGTCCGCCGCGCAGGAGGCCCAGATAACCATCCCCAACGCCGAGGAGGTCAGCGAGCAGCCTGGGCAGGGGCTTCGGGGCAGCGTCGCTGGGCATCAGGTCCTCGTGACCAGCCGCCAGCGGCTGATCGCCCAGCAGATCCCGGGGGCAGCGGGCATCCCACCGTCCGGTGATGGCCTTGAGTGTGTGGTCGCCATTGATCAGCGCTATGTGTCGACCCTCCAGTTTCGCGATACGCCGCGCGCGGATAGCCGCTCGTTTATCCGGCACCTTGGCCCCAAGCATCACATGCAGCGGGTCATGATTGTGTCAGGCGACCGTGAGGCCGAGGTGCGCTATCTCGCTGCGCAGGTCGGTATCAGCACGATCTATGCGCAGCAGAGTCCCGAGGAAAAACTCCGTATTGTGCGCGAGGAGACCGCCCACGCCAAAACGCTCTATGTGGGCGATGGCATCAATGATGCGCCCGCGATGCTCGCCGCAACTGTTGGGATTGCGATCGGCCAGAACAGCGATGTGACCGCCGAGGCTGCGGGGGTTGTGATCATGGACAACGCGCTTGAGAAAGTCGATGAGTTCTTCCACATTGGTCGGCGCATGCGCACTATCGCGCTTCAGAGCGCAATCGGCGGCATGGCGCTCAGCATGGTAGGCATGCTCATCGCCGCGACCGGCCACCTGAGTCCCGTGGGCGGGGCGATCAGCCAAGAGGTCATCGATGTGCTTGCCGTCCTCAACGCCCTGCGAGCGGCCTTTCCGCCACGGGTGATCAGCGATATGGGGTGAGCGCCGGGTGCGTCCGCCCCGAACAAGAGGCCTACGATGGAACAACCGATCCCGCTCTTCTGGAGCCTAGCCACGGATGAGGTGCTGCGGCAGCTTGGCAGTACCGAGCAGGGGCTGTCCCACGCGCAAGCGCAGCACGCCTATGCGCGCTATGGGGCGAACACGCTGGAGACCGCGCGCCGTCTCAGCGGCCTCGACCTCATGCTCAAACAGTTTCAGAGTCCGATCACCCTGATCTTGATCGGGGCAGCCACGCTTTCGTTTTTTCTGAACGACCGCACGAACGCGGTCATCATTCTCACTATCGTTGCGATCAGTAGCCTGCTCAGCTTCTGGCAGGAATATCGTTCCGACGCGGCGCTGGCCAAGCTGCTTGCCGTCGTATCGGTCAAGGCAACCCTTCAGCGTGATGGCAACAGCGTGCAGGTGCCAGTTGCCGATGTCGTACCGGGCGACCTGGCGCTGCTGGCTGCGGGCGCAACCATCCCCGGCGATTGCCTGCTGCTTGAGGGAGATGATCTGTTTGTCGATGAGGCGGCGCTCACCGGCGAGACCTACCCGGTCGAGAAACACAGCGGCGTGATTGCCGCCGCCGCCGCGCTCGGCGGTCGGACCAACGTGCTGTTCATGGGGACGCATGTGGTGAGCGGCACCGCCCGCGCCCTAGTGGTGCATACAGGCCATACCACCGAGTTTGGCAGCATTGCCGCCCGTCTTCAGCGCCACCCCGATGAGACAGAGTTCGAGCGCGGCGTCCGCCGCTTTGGCGCATTCTTGCTCGAAGTGACCATGGTGCTGATCGTGATCGTGTTCGCGGTGAACGTCTATCTCATGCGCCCGGTGCTTGACTCGTTCCTGTTCTCGCTCGCGCTGGCGGTGGGCCTCACGCCCCAGCTGCTTCCGGCCATTATCAGCATCAACCTCGCGCATGGGGCGCGGCAGATGGCAGCGCAGAAGGTCATTGTGAAGCGGCTTGCCTCAATCGAAAATCTAGGGAGCATGGATGTGCTCTGCGCCGACAAGACCGGCACGCTCACCGAGGGGAAGGTCCATATCGAGGCGATCATCGATATAGATGGCCTACCGAGCGAGACCGTCGCGCGCTACGCTGCGCTGAATGCGACCTACCAATCGGGCTATACCAACCCGATCGATGATGCGATCCGCCAAGATCGCCCCTTTGACCAGACGCCCTACCACAAGCTTGACGAGATCCCCTACGACTTCCTCCGCAAGCGGCTCAGCATCCTCGTTGCGCATGAGCATCGCGCGCTGATGATAACCAAGGGGGCGCTCCATCATGTGCTCGACGTCTGCGATCAGGCGGAGCGAGGGGATGGGTCGCCGGTGGCGCTGGACACGCTGCGCCCGCAGATTCTGGCGCGCTTCACCGAACTGAGCGAGCGCGGGTTTCGCACGCTAGGCGTGGCCTACCGCGCGATGGGTGATACCACCGCCATCAACAAGGCAGCAGAAACGGCAATGATTTTTGTGGGCTTTGTAGTGCTCGCCGACCCACCGAAGCCCGGCATCGCCACAACGATCCGCGATCTTGCCCAGCTCGGCGTCTCGCTCAAGATCATCACCGGGGACGCCCGCGTGGTGGCCGCCCACGTGGGCCAGCAGGTCGGGCTGTCGCCATCGGCACTCCTCACCGGGGACGATCTCCGCACGATGAGCAGCGCGGCCCTGACGACCAAGGTCAGCAGCATCCACATGTTTGCAGAGATCGAGCCCAATCAGAAGGAGCAGATCATCCTGGCGCTCCAGCGGGCGGGCCATGTGGTGGGCTACCTGGGCGATGGTATCAACGACGCCTCGGCGCTCCACGCCGCCGATGTGGGCATCTCGGTCGAGAGCGCGGTCGATGTGGCCCGCGATGCCGCCGATATGGTGCTGCTGGAGCGCGATCTTGGCGTGCTGCTGGAGGGCGTCCGCCAGGGGCGCATCACCTTCGCCAATACGCTCAAGTATGTGTTTATGGCCACCAGCGCTAATTTCGGCAACATGGTGAGCCTCGCAGGGGCCTCGCTCCTCCTACCATTTCTGCCGCTCCTGCCCAAGCAGATTCTGCTGGCCAATCTCCTCACCGATCTGCCCGAAACCGCGATCGCAACGGACTCCGTCGACCAGGACGCCGTGTTGCGCCCCCGCCGCTGGGACATGCGCTTTATCCGCAACTTTATGGTGACGTTTGGCCTGGTCAGCTCGCTGTTCGACTTCCTCACCTTCGGTGTGCTGATTATCTTTTTGCACGCAACCCCCGAGCAGTTCCGCGCAGGCTGGTTTGTGGAATCGATCATCTCCGCATCGCTGATCGTGTTGGTCATCCGCACAAGTGGCCCGAGCTACCGTAGCCGCCCCGGCGCAATGCTGCTGCTCACCACGGCGGCGGTAGACATCCTCACCCTTATCATGCCCTATACGCCGCTTGCGGTCTTCTTTGGGTTCAGCGCGCTGCCGCCGCTCTTTCTCGCCATACTCGGTGGAATCCTAGTGCTCTACCTCGTGACAGCTGAAGGGGTCAAATATCTCTTCTACCGATGGATTGCACCGCTTGGTCCATCTGACAGGTCGCCCGTGCTCCCGCACTAAGGCGCACGCAGTGCCATGGGCAGGCCAATCACGGGCATGGCACCGCGTGCGGGCGGTCTGGAGGCTATCCCAGCCGCGCTTGATGATGCATTGCCGCTGGGGCAGGCGGCGGATGGTGACCGGCTTCCGCCGCCTGCGTCGCATGGGTACGCCCGAGCAGCCATAAGGCCCAGCAGGCGTAGCCCGCCGCCATCACAGCGATCGGTACCCCTGGATACGGATCGAACCATACAGCTACGCCCTCCCTTGGAGGGTTCTCTCAAAACGCATGCGGCGTGAGGCATACAACGGTTTTGAGAGATGATGTCCACAGCGGCGAGGAAAACGACGAGGGAGGCATCGCAGAAAAGGCCGTTTTCGCGAGACGCCGTGAAACGATGACGTAGATCCATCCGAGCAAACATGGTGAAAAAAGGCGGAAGCGTGTGTTTTCGTTCCACTCCTCCTCACAGGCCTACATGTGCCATGATCGTTCACCTGAATTCGCCGATAGCCTCTATGTCGGCGCAACCCCTACGTGCTTCGCCTCGTAGCTACGACCAATCGTTGGTTATCGTATCGAGTGGTCGTGGACTGCACTGGTGAGTTCGCTTGTGACAGAGTTCCTTAGCGTCACGGTCTGTTCACATGCTGTTGAGACCCCATGCTGATGGCTGGGTCCTGCGCCACTATCTCAAGCGGATGCACCTTGAGGAGCGCTTCCGCGATGACAAAAGCGGTGGGTTTGATCTGGACCACTCGCGGCTCACCGACCCCAAACGGCTGGATGCCTTGTTGCTGGCGCTTGCGGTTGCGGTGTTGTGGGTCTACGAGTTGGGCGAAACCGTCCTGAAGGAGGATCAGCGTCGGATGATTGATCCGAGCGCCAAGCGGCACCTCAGCATCTTCCAACTGGGCTGGCGTTTTCTCCATCGGGTTCTCAGTGGTGGTATGCTGACCTGCTCGTTTTCGCTTCACCCTTTCAAACCAGACCCAGTTAGGAAAAGTGTTAGCTAATCAGGTGCTGGAGTTAGTACTTGATGACATCATCGCGTTGCGGGTACAGAGGCCCACCGGCATGCATGCGCATGTGTGCCGGTGGGCCACCAGCCAAAGAGGGATACCCTAGCATTGTTCACCTAGACTGTACGCTGCGTGACCACAGGCTGATAGTGCGGTCCGAGTACATCTGGCAACGGGCGGATGTAGGTGAGGGCGATCAGCCGCTCCAGCGCGGCGGCGAGCGCGCTCCCGGTCACGCCGGTGCGCTCCGCCAGATCTGCTGCTGTGCTGCCGTGCTGCTCAAGCACCGCTCGAAGGACCAGGCGCTCGGTATCGACCAGCCCTGGGTAGACCTCTTCGCGCACGACACCCAACCGGCTGGCGCTGGCGTGGTAGTCGTGCAGCGTCTCGCGCACAATCACGCCCTGGTCGGTGATCTCGTAGCGATATACATCGGTGCTGTGGGCGCTGTTGCGCATCTTCACCACCACCATGCTCTTATGCAGCCGCCCGGCAATCTCCACATAGCGCAGCAGCAGGATATCATCGGTTAGGAAGGAGATGACATAAGGGCTGAGCCGCAGGTCTGTTGTGTTCTGCGTGATCTCCATGGTCATCAGCACCACAATCCCCGTCTCGGTCAGCGCGCCGACCATCCGATACAGCGACTCGCGAAAATCCATGCGGAAGCTGGGGGCGAGCGCTAGCTCGAACCCCGAGATGGAGTCGATTGCCACTCGTTTTGCGCCGATCTGCTGCACCGCCGCATGGATCGTGGCAAGCGCTTCGTCGGGCGAGAGGTCGAGGGGGCGGATCGAGACCAGCCGGAGCATACCCTGGCGCTCCAGGGCGGCAAGGTCGATCCCCAGGCTTGCCGCCCGACGCATATAGTCGTGCTGGTGCTCCTCGAACATGGCGATCACCCCTGGCTCGCCCTGGGCCGCTCCGGCGGCGATGATCTGCGCCACTAGGACCGATTTCCCCACCCCAGAAGGGCCGCTGATCAGCATCGCATCGCCAGCAGGTATCCCGCCCCCGAGCAAGGCATCTAGCCCGGGCACCCCGCTGCACCCTCGCTCCAGCGCGGCACGCGGCTGCGGGGCATCTGCCGGATGCGAGCTGCGCAGCCGTGGGTAGACATGTAACCCCTCCGCAGTGATATGAAGCGTGTGCAGGCCAGGGGCAGCCGCGTGCCCCCGCGACTTGACCACCTGGAGCTTTCGCACTACCGAGTTCCGCTCGACCTGCTGCGAGAGCGTGAAGATCCCATCGGCGATGGTGAGCACCGGGTTGGTCTGCAGCTCATGGTCATGGTATTCGCCGACCAGGAAGGTGGTGGCCTGCCAGCTTGTCAGGTGCATGGCGAGGCGCTGCGTGAAGCTGAGCAGATCCGACGACTGCACCGCGCTGGTGGTGACCGCCCGCACGATCGCCTGGAAGGAGTCGACCACCACAAGTCTGGGGGCCACTGCTTCCACATGGCCAAGAATCCGCGCAAGTACGGCGTCAAGCCCAGCCTCAAAGAGCAGCGCGCTCAGATCGACAAACTGCACGCTCGCGCCAACCTTCGCGATATCAAAGAAGGCCATCTGCTGCTGGTAGCGGAGCATCTTTATGGGCGGCTCGCCCATCACCGTGAAGTAGATGGCTGGGCGCTCTGGCCCGGCGTTGGCAAACATGATCTGGTGGGCAAACGTCGTTTTTCCCGCTCCAGGCGTGCCGCTGATCAGGTTAAAGGAGAACTCGGGGAGCCCGCCGCCAAGCACCGTGTCAAGGCCAGGAACCCCTGTCGGCAAAAAGGTGATTGGAACCCGCTGTGGAGATGGGGGCGTATTCATTGCGACAACTCCTCGCCCTTCGCATATGCGAGCGGCACTGGCAGCGCAGGCCAGCGCTGTTGCAGCAGTCGGAAACCGAGATCCGCACCAATAAAGGTAAACAGCAAGGAGAGAAACTGGCTCACCAAGGCGTGGCTTCGCATGGCGGCTTCGGCCACTGTTCCTGGTGCGATCAGGAGATCCAGCTGATGTGGTGTGGCAGCAACCGGCGGTTCGGTATCCCAGGCGATGGTGCGGTACAGCAGGTAGAGCGACCGCGCCCACAGGCTATCGAACCCTGATGTTCCGAGGAAAATTGAAAGGTGTGTGCGGAGCTGATCATAGATGTGGACGGCAGCCATCAGGGTATCCTCACGCGAATCGGGTGCTCCCCCTGCCGACAGGAGAAGCCAGTAGGCCAGCGCATCGGGATCCGGGGCTGGATTTGTCCCGCGCATATGCCGCTCCTCATGATTGATAGGATGCTCCGGCCGTACGCACGACGAGGAGGATCTGGGACCTGACGAGACCGCTGGGTCCGTGCTCAGCCGATATCGCTTGTGACGATTGTAGGGGGTAAGCAGCTTAGTATACCACCTCTGCGCTTAAAAGCGAGGCGATATAATGGGCTGTCTTCTTCGCCGCCGCCTTGTGGGGCGTGATTGCGCGCTGGCCGGGGCCGACAATGAGGCTAGTCCATCGATGATGGCTCGCGCTCCTTGGCAAGGGTGGCGGGATCCCAGCCGTTGCGTAGGGCTGCGCGAATGA includes:
- a CDS encoding AAA family ATPase encodes the protein MNTPPSPQRVPITFLPTGVPGLDTVLGGGLPEFSFNLISGTPGAGKTTFAHQIMFANAGPERPAIYFTVMGEPPIKMLRYQQQMAFFDIAKVGASVQFVDLSALLFEAGLDAVLARILGHVEAVAPRLVVVDSFQAIVRAVTTSAVQSSDLLSFTQRLAMHLTSWQATTFLVGEYHDHELQTNPVLTIADGIFTLSQQVERNSVVRKLQVVKSRGHAAAPGLHTLHITAEGLHVYPRLRSSHPADAPQPRAALERGCSGVPGLDALLGGGIPAGDAMLISGPSGVGKSVLVAQIIAAGAAQGEPGVIAMFEEHQHDYMRRAASLGIDLAALERQGMLRLVSIRPLDLSPDEALATIHAAVQQIGAKRVAIDSISGFELALAPSFRMDFRESLYRMVGALTETGIVVLMTMEITQNTTDLRLSPYVISFLTDDILLLRYVEIAGRLHKSMVVVKMRNSAHSTDVYRYEITDQGVIVRETLHDYHASASRLGVVREEVYPGLVDTERLVLRAVLEQHGSTAADLAERTGVTGSALAAALERLIALTYIRPLPDVLGPHYQPVVTQRTV
- a CDS encoding heavy metal translocating P-type ATPase, producing the protein MSHTHATPPPSTPASDTPGASVWRWLAVLGNYQTIGITIFATAAIVLFVLLRFAWGMPERIAQVPLFAAFAVGGLPLLVALARKLWRREIGSDVLAGIAILASLLLGEYLAGVIVIVMLAGGEALEQYALASASSVLAALAKRMPAVAHRSTSGTISDITLEQVAIQDTLVIYPHDICPADGVVLSGHGVMDESYLTGEPFQIAKTSGSSVLSGAINGEAALTIRVMKRPADSRYAKIMDVMRESEATRPQIRRLGDALGLIYTPVALAVAGLAGVLSSDAGRFLAVLVIATPCPLLIAIPVAIIGSISRCARRAIIVKRPAVLEQITTCRTAIFDKTGTLTYGVPALTDHLVEPGWTKEQVLALVAGLETYSKHPLARAIVSAAQEAQITIPNAEEVSEQPGQGLRGSVAGHQVLVTSRQRLIAQQIPGAAGIPPSGDGLECVVAIDQRYVSTLQFRDTPRADSRSFIRHLGPKHHMQRVMIVSGDREAEVRYLAAQVGISTIYAQQSPEEKLRIVREETAHAKTLYVGDGINDAPAMLAATVGIAIGQNSDVTAEAAGVVIMDNALEKVDEFFHIGRRMRTIALQSAIGGMALSMVGMLIAATGHLSPVGGAISQEVIDVLAVLNALRAAFPPRVISDMG
- the mgtA gene encoding magnesium-translocating P-type ATPase, which produces MEQPIPLFWSLATDEVLRQLGSTEQGLSHAQAQHAYARYGANTLETARRLSGLDLMLKQFQSPITLILIGAATLSFFLNDRTNAVIILTIVAISSLLSFWQEYRSDAALAKLLAVVSVKATLQRDGNSVQVPVADVVPGDLALLAAGATIPGDCLLLEGDDLFVDEAALTGETYPVEKHSGVIAAAAALGGRTNVLFMGTHVVSGTARALVVHTGHTTEFGSIAARLQRHPDETEFERGVRRFGAFLLEVTMVLIVIVFAVNVYLMRPVLDSFLFSLALAVGLTPQLLPAIISINLAHGARQMAAQKVIVKRLASIENLGSMDVLCADKTGTLTEGKVHIEAIIDIDGLPSETVARYAALNATYQSGYTNPIDDAIRQDRPFDQTPYHKLDEIPYDFLRKRLSILVAHEHRALMITKGALHHVLDVCDQAERGDGSPVALDTLRPQILARFTELSERGFRTLGVAYRAMGDTTAINKAAETAMIFVGFVVLADPPKPGIATTIRDLAQLGVSLKIITGDARVVAAHVGQQVGLSPSALLTGDDLRTMSSAALTTKVSSIHMFAEIEPNQKEQIILALQRAGHVVGYLGDGINDASALHAADVGISVESAVDVARDAADMVLLERDLGVLLEGVRQGRITFANTLKYVFMATSANFGNMVSLAGASLLLPFLPLLPKQILLANLLTDLPETAIATDSVDQDAVLRPRRWDMRFIRNFMVTFGLVSSLFDFLTFGVLIIFLHATPEQFRAGWFVESIISASLIVLVIRTSGPSYRSRPGAMLLLTTAAVDILTLIMPYTPLAVFFGFSALPPLFLAILGGILVLYLVTAEGVKYLFYRWIAPLGPSDRSPVLPH
- a CDS encoding ester cyclase; translated protein: MITQIRSLMSDLVFSIDVGPLVDGNHIVLRWIARGHYGGGIPNTGAPVGTPITFHGTDIVRISDRLIVEYWLNADTFDLMSQLKIAP